The Flavobacterium johnsoniae genomic sequence CAGAATGTTATTTGGTTTAGCAGATCAGGGTAGTGCTCCTAAATTTTTAAAGAAGTTAAACAAACAATCGGTACCGGTTAATGCTATTTTAATTTCTTCATGCTTCGCCGCTATTTGTATTTTAATCAATAAAGTAATTCCAGAAGAAGCTTTTGGTATTTTAATGTCTTTAGTAGTGTCTTGTTTAGTTATCAATTGGGTTATGATTTCGTATACGCATTTACAATTTAGACGTACAAAAGACAAAGAAAACACAAAAACCAAATTTGCTTCCATATTTTATCCAATAAGCAATTACATCTGTTTCGTATTTTTATTGGGTATTTTATCCATCATGTGGATGACGAATATGAAGATATCTGTAGAATTAATTCCTATTTGGCTGGCTATTCTTTTTGTATTTTATAAAGTTTTTAAAAATAAAAAATAGATAGTTTTAAAAATAAATCCCATTTCATTTAGAAATGGGATTTATTTTTATGACGTTTGCGATACAGGTTCAAACTCATTTTATGGAAGACAAGGATTTATCTTAAGACGCTCCTCTATTAAAACCAATAGTATCTCTGTAAAGCTGTGGAGAAATATCTGTTTTTCCTTTAAAAACACGACTAAAATAATATTCGTCGTCATAACC encodes the following:
- a CDS encoding helix-turn-helix domain-containing protein, with the translated sequence MTLSDLITERIIVEAKRELYLTNKTVKEIAYELGYDDEYYFSRVFKGKTDISPQLYRDTIGFNRGAS